From Thalassococcus sp. S3, one genomic window encodes:
- a CDS encoding MFS transporter, with product MQAPMHRTEFIALIAMMFATIAFSIDAMLPALPVIGAELSPDDVNRAQLVLTSFVLGMGLGTFFTGPLSDAFGRKPVILAGSALYIAAAATAWLSSTLEVVLLARLVQGIAAAAPRVVATAIVRDLYEGRQMARIMSFAFMIFTIFPAFAPLIGAGIIALIGWRGIFLSFILFVLIFTIWMSVRLPEPLPVENRRPFRVPLLIAALKELLRHPIVRLSIMVQSLCLAMLFTTLTMVQQIYDVIYDRADSFPLWFGAVALVAGSASLLNAWLVVRLGMRWMVTTTLAVQIVLSGAMLAITLGAGGLPFAVFVLWQTSLFFQAGTTLGNLNAIAMEPMGHIAGLAASLMGGVSTVVAAMIAAPIGLVFDGSVLPLALALTVLAALGFLLMRRMAHLERVAEIA from the coding sequence ATGCAAGCCCCCATGCACCGCACCGAATTCATCGCGCTGATCGCGATGATGTTCGCAACGATCGCGTTTTCCATCGACGCGATGTTACCCGCCCTGCCCGTCATCGGCGCGGAGTTGAGCCCGGACGATGTGAACCGCGCGCAGCTTGTTCTGACCTCTTTCGTGCTTGGCATGGGGCTAGGGACTTTCTTCACCGGCCCTTTGTCGGATGCCTTCGGTCGCAAGCCCGTCATCCTTGCCGGATCCGCGCTTTACATCGCTGCCGCTGCAACAGCCTGGCTGAGCAGCACGCTCGAAGTCGTTCTGCTTGCGCGCCTCGTGCAGGGCATCGCCGCTGCGGCGCCACGGGTGGTGGCCACGGCGATTGTCCGCGACCTCTATGAAGGGCGCCAGATGGCGCGGATCATGTCGTTCGCCTTCATGATCTTTACCATTTTCCCAGCCTTCGCCCCCCTGATCGGCGCGGGCATCATTGCGTTGATCGGGTGGCGCGGGATCTTCCTGTCCTTCATCCTTTTCGTGCTGATCTTCACGATCTGGATGTCCGTGCGTCTGCCTGAACCCCTGCCGGTCGAAAACAGGCGCCCTTTCCGGGTACCGCTGCTGATCGCAGCGCTGAAGGAGCTGCTGCGCCATCCGATCGTGCGCCTGTCGATCATGGTGCAATCGCTCTGCCTGGCGATGCTGTTCACCACGCTCACCATGGTGCAGCAGATCTATGACGTGATCTACGACCGCGCCGACAGCTTCCCGCTCTGGTTCGGCGCCGTGGCTTTGGTGGCAGGCTCCGCCAGCCTCTTGAACGCATGGCTTGTCGTGCGCCTTGGCATGCGCTGGATGGTGACGACGACCTTGGCGGTGCAGATCGTGCTGAGCGGCGCGATGCTGGCGATCACGCTTGGCGCGGGCGGTCTGCCTTTTGCTGTCTTCGTACTCTGGCAAACATCCTTGTTTTTTCAGGCCGGCACGACGCTGGGCAACCTCAACGCCATCGCGATGGAGCCGATGGGCCATATCGCGGGCCTTGCTGCGTCGTTGATGGGCGGCGTCTCCACCGTGGTTGCCGCGATGATCGCCGCACCGATCGGGCTGGTCTTTGACGGATCGGTCCTGCCGCTCGCCCTTGCGCTTACCGTGCTCGCGGCGCTGGGATTTCTGTTGATGCGGCGCATGGCGCATCTCGAACGGGTGGCGGAAATAGCCTAG
- a CDS encoding potassium channel family protein, with the protein MSRYQVLTLVLSLMMVVLSGTVFFKLVEGWTWLDAYFFTVVTLSTVGYGSLVPATPLGKIGTTVFIFVGLGVFAFAVHQFGTFTMRKREEHTEWLFGRLGRKDAEPEPANEDRDPQKEEA; encoded by the coding sequence ATGAGCCGCTACCAGGTTCTCACCCTCGTCCTGTCCTTGATGATGGTCGTGCTCAGCGGCACGGTCTTTTTCAAGCTGGTCGAAGGGTGGACCTGGCTCGACGCCTATTTCTTCACCGTGGTGACCTTGTCGACCGTGGGCTATGGCTCGCTCGTCCCCGCCACGCCGCTGGGCAAGATCGGCACCACCGTCTTTATCTTCGTGGGCCTCGGTGTCTTTGCCTTTGCCGTTCACCAGTTTGGCACGTTCACGATGCGCAAACGCGAGGAGCACACGGAATGGCTCTTTGGTCGTCTGGGCCGCAAGGACGCCGAACCGGAGCCCGCGAACGAGGATCGCGACCCCCAAAAGGAAGAGGCATAA
- a CDS encoding DsbA family protein, with product MTDATIKLDIISDPICPWCYIGKAHLDRALEQVADHPFLIEWHPFQLNPDMPTEGMDRRTYLEAKFGGKEGAVKAYAPVVENAKAAGLDINFEAMERTPNTLDAHRLIHWAGIEGKQTMAVSALFKAYFNEGRDIGNPEVLADLADSIGMDASVVLRLLSSDSDREDICKRDAHSREMGVNSVPTFIVAGKHAVPGAQPPDLWVKVIEELKEQIMA from the coding sequence ATGACCGATGCCACCATCAAGCTCGATATCATATCCGACCCGATCTGTCCGTGGTGTTACATCGGAAAAGCGCATCTGGACCGGGCGCTGGAGCAGGTGGCAGACCATCCGTTTCTGATCGAATGGCATCCGTTTCAGCTGAACCCCGACATGCCGACGGAGGGTATGGATCGACGGACCTATCTGGAAGCGAAATTCGGCGGCAAGGAAGGCGCGGTCAAGGCCTATGCGCCGGTGGTCGAGAATGCCAAGGCCGCGGGTCTGGACATCAATTTCGAAGCGATGGAGCGGACGCCCAACACATTGGACGCGCACCGCCTGATCCATTGGGCCGGGATCGAAGGCAAGCAGACGATGGCCGTCTCCGCCCTGTTCAAGGCCTATTTCAACGAGGGCCGCGACATCGGCAACCCGGAGGTTCTGGCCGATCTCGCGGACAGCATCGGCATGGACGCGTCGGTTGTCCTGCGCCTTTTGTCCTCGGATTCGGATCGCGAGGATATTTGCAAACGCGACGCTCATAGCCGCGAGATGGGCGTGAATTCGGTTCCGACCTTCATCGTGGCGGGCAAACACGCCGTCCCCGGCGCGCAGCCGCCGGATCTGTGGGTGAAGGTGATCGAAGAGCTGAAGGAACAGATCATGGCATGA